In one window of Anaerobacillus alkaliphilus DNA:
- a CDS encoding alpha/beta hydrolase: MKNRRKRLYKIVAWMMAIVTLVILGLIVTINVKTYQPMPEALMAMEAENVRVENRVIIFEPEGEVVGNLVFYQGGLVKTEAYAVLGKMLAENGFRVFLPKMPINLAITNTGVFDKVYQTYDNGKPWYIGGHSLGGASAAIFVANTQTQIDGFFFLGAYPSDSSDLASLDMPVISIAGSEDLVMNEDKFMTTKALLPGDTLYVVIDGGNHSNFGYYGFQKGDGQSFITREEQHQQVVNILKETFLGMR; encoded by the coding sequence ATGAAGAATAGAAGGAAACGCTTATATAAGATAGTCGCTTGGATGATGGCAATAGTGACCTTAGTGATCCTTGGTTTGATAGTGACTATAAATGTAAAAACTTATCAACCGATGCCTGAAGCTTTAATGGCTATGGAAGCTGAGAATGTTAGAGTGGAAAATCGCGTCATTATCTTTGAACCTGAAGGAGAAGTTGTGGGAAATCTTGTGTTTTACCAAGGCGGTCTTGTGAAGACTGAGGCTTATGCAGTGCTAGGTAAGATGTTGGCTGAAAATGGTTTTCGCGTGTTCTTACCGAAAATGCCGATAAATTTAGCTATTACAAATACAGGAGTATTTGATAAAGTATATCAAACGTATGATAACGGCAAGCCGTGGTATATTGGTGGGCATTCTCTTGGTGGTGCAAGTGCGGCTATATTTGTAGCAAACACTCAGACCCAAATTGACGGCTTTTTCTTCTTAGGGGCGTACCCAAGTGATAGTAGTGATTTAGCGTCATTAGACATGCCAGTGATCTCTATTGCGGGCTCAGAAGATCTGGTTATGAATGAAGATAAATTCATGACCACAAAAGCATTATTACCAGGAGATACACTTTATGTTGTTATCGATGGAGGCAATCATTCCAACTTTGGTTATTATGGTTTTCAAAAAGGGGATGGGCAAAGTTTCATCACAAGAGAGGAACAACATCAACAAGTGGTCAACATCTTAAAAGAAACGTTTCTTGGAATGCGATAA
- a CDS encoding Uma2 family endonuclease, giving the protein MSLNKGSLISIEKFFEMRSDTEFLLEYIDGIVYMSPSSSTKHQRVSSSLQLKLGNFLESGPCEVFVAPYDIELKKDSIEGCKIVIPDLSIICNKDGFTETRYQGVPNLIVEILSPSNQSHDLITKLNLYMKYGVSEYWIVNPMLDSITVYVLNKEGMYEQFGVKTGKGKVTSSVLSGFAVDLESVFG; this is encoded by the coding sequence TTGTCATTAAATAAAGGTTCATTGATTTCAATTGAAAAATTCTTTGAAATGAGAAGTGACACAGAATTTTTATTAGAGTATATCGATGGTATCGTTTATATGTCACCTTCTTCATCTACAAAACACCAACGAGTGTCGAGCAGTCTTCAACTGAAACTTGGAAATTTTCTTGAAAGTGGCCCGTGTGAGGTTTTTGTAGCACCTTATGATATAGAACTCAAAAAAGACAGTATTGAAGGATGTAAAATTGTTATTCCCGATTTAAGTATTATCTGCAATAAGGACGGTTTTACAGAAACCAGATACCAAGGTGTGCCAAATCTTATTGTAGAAATACTTAGCCCATCAAATCAATCCCATGATTTAATTACAAAATTAAATTTATATATGAAATATGGTGTTTCTGAGTATTGGATTGTAAACCCAATGTTGGATTCAATCACAGTATACGTGTTAAACAAAGAAGGGATGTACGAGCAGTTTGGTGTAAAAACAGGTAAAGGGAAGGTAACTTCAAGTGTATTAAGTGGCTTTGCGGTTGATCTAGAAAGCGTGTTTGGCTAA